A part of Bacillota bacterium genomic DNA contains:
- the murC gene encoding UDP-N-acetylmuramate--L-alanine ligase, with amino-acid sequence MQARRYHLMGIGGTGMSALAEILRAGGFEVSGCDLHLGSEAIPHLRSLGVSVFEGHDPGHVGLADVLVVSSAIPRDNPERLEAERLGVPVRHRAEALAGALSGRSLVAVAGAHGKTTTAALTAHMLVELGMDPMVAVGFALPGSPTGARPGRGGLAVVEADESDRSFLNFHPDIAVVTTIEPDHLENYGYSFDRLIDAYARFMAQVVPNGWWVLGTDSPVVRDLLNGRNGALPRLNAEGSRVVTYALGPHPARWTARGIELAARGSRFVAVRDEQVVGPVRLSVPGQHNVANALAVLGVADALGLDLEAACRSLEGFTGARRRFEVVAEAGGVMVVDDYAHHPTKIAATIAAARDGYGARVVAVFQPHRYHRTAILMDELAGAFDRADAVVLTDIYAPPPEQPLPGVTGLELFRRLAARPVWTARPDKAFFCPTLEETYERALAEAVPGTLVLVMGAGNITQLARRLGEAVRSRYGPGGPAGPGGRGSGG; translated from the coding sequence ATGCAAGCAAGGCGCTATCACCTGATGGGTATCGGCGGGACAGGTATGAGCGCCCTGGCCGAGATCCTCAGGGCCGGGGGTTTCGAAGTGAGCGGCTGCGACCTGCACTTGGGAAGTGAGGCCATCCCTCACCTGCGTTCGCTCGGGGTCTCGGTTTTCGAGGGCCACGATCCCGGCCACGTCGGCCTGGCCGACGTGCTGGTGGTCTCCAGCGCCATCCCCCGGGACAATCCCGAGCGGCTGGAGGCGGAGCGCCTGGGAGTCCCGGTGCGCCACCGGGCCGAGGCGCTGGCCGGAGCGCTGTCCGGGCGGTCACTGGTCGCCGTGGCGGGCGCGCACGGCAAGACGACGACCGCCGCGCTGACCGCCCACATGCTGGTGGAGCTCGGCATGGATCCCATGGTGGCGGTTGGATTTGCCCTGCCGGGCTCGCCGACCGGCGCCCGGCCGGGGCGGGGAGGCCTGGCGGTGGTGGAGGCGGACGAGAGCGACCGGTCGTTTCTCAACTTCCACCCCGACATCGCCGTCGTGACCACGATCGAGCCGGACCACCTGGAGAACTACGGCTACTCCTTCGACCGTCTGATTGACGCGTACGCCCGCTTCATGGCCCAGGTGGTGCCCAACGGTTGGTGGGTGCTGGGCACGGACAGCCCGGTGGTACGGGATCTCCTCAACGGGCGGAACGGCGCGCTGCCCAGGCTCAACGCCGAGGGAAGCCGGGTCGTCACGTACGCCCTGGGGCCGCACCCGGCGCGCTGGACGGCGCGTGGCATAGAGCTTGCAGCCCGCGGCTCTCGCTTCGTGGCCGTCCGAGATGAACAGGTCGTGGGGCCCGTCCGGCTCTCGGTTCCCGGGCAGCACAACGTGGCCAACGCGCTGGCGGTGCTGGGGGTGGCAGACGCCCTTGGGCTTGATCTCGAGGCGGCCTGCCGCAGCCTCGAGGGCTTCACCGGTGCCCGCCGCCGGTTCGAGGTGGTGGCGGAGGCCGGGGGCGTGATGGTGGTGGACGACTACGCCCACCACCCGACCAAGATCGCCGCGACCATCGCTGCCGCACGCGACGGGTACGGGGCGCGAGTGGTGGCGGTGTTCCAGCCGCACCGGTACCACCGGACGGCCATCCTCATGGACGAGCTGGCGGGGGCGTTCGACCGGGCAGACGCCGTCGTCCTCACCGACATTTACGCCCCGCCTCCCGAACAGCCGCTCCCCGGCGTGACCGGCCTGGAACTCTTCCGCAGGCTCGCCGCCCGGCCCGTCTGGACGGCACGGCCCGACAAGGCTTTCTTCTGCCCCACGCTGGAAGAGACGTATGAGCGTGCGCTTGCCGAGGCGGTGCCCGGCACCCTGGTTCTGGTGATGGGAGCGGGCAACATCACCCAGCTCGCCCGTCGCCTGGGCGAGGCCGTTCGCAGCCGCTACGGCCCAGGCGGCCCCGCCGGCCCCGGAGGGAGGGGCAGCGGTGGGTAA